From Medicago truncatula cultivar Jemalong A17 chromosome 7, MtrunA17r5.0-ANR, whole genome shotgun sequence, a single genomic window includes:
- the LOC25480577 gene encoding hydroquinone glucosyltransferase: protein MAKTIHIAVIPSPGFSHLVPIVEFSKRLVTNHPNFHVTCIIPSLGSPPDSSKSYLEKIPPNINSIFLPPINKQDLPQGVYPAILIQQTVTLSLPSIHQALKSLSSKAPLVAIIADSFAFEALDFAKEFNSLSYFYFPTSANVLSFILHLPKLDEEVSCEFKDLQEPIKLQGCVPINGIDLPTPTKDRSSEAYRMFLQRAKSFYFVDGILINSFYELESSAVEALKQKGYGNISYFPVGPITQIGSSNNDVVGDEHECLKWLKNQPQNSVLYVSFGSGGTLSQRQINEIAFGLELSGQRFIWVVRAPSDSVNAAYLESTNEDPLKFLPEGFQERTKEKGFILPSWAPQVEILKHSSVGGFLSHCGWNSVLESMQEGVPIVAWPLFAEQAMNAVMLCDGLKVAIRLKFEDDEIVEKDKTANVIKCLMEGEEGKTMRDRMKSLKDYAVNAVKDEGSSIQNLSQLASQWESFGGI, encoded by the coding sequence ATGGCAAAAACAATTCACATAGCTGTTATTCCAAGTCCTGGTTTCAGCCACTTAGTCCCAATAGTTGAATTCTCCAAAAGATTAGTCACAAATCACCCAAATTTTCATGTCACTTGCATCATTCCCTCACTTGGTTCACCACCAGATTCATCAAAATCATACCTTGAAAAAATTCCACCAAACATAAACTCAATTTTTCTTCCACCAATCAACAAACAAGACTTACCTCAAGGAGTATATCCAGCAATCCTTATTCAACAAACTGTTACACTCTCTCTACCATCAATTCATCAAGCTTTGAAATCTTTGAGTTCAAAAGCACCTTTAGTTGCTATAATTGCTGATTCTTTTGCATTTGAAGCACTAGATTTTGCAAAAGAGTTCAATTCTTTGTCTTATTTTTACTTCCCTACTTCGGCTAATGTATTATCGTTTATTTTACATTTGCCAAAACTTGATGAAGAGGTTTCATGTGAATTCAAAGATTTACAAGAACCTATAAAGTTACAAGGATGTGTACCAATTAATGGTATTGATCTTCCAACACCAACAAAGGATAGATCAAGTGAAGCTTACAGAATGTTTCTTCAACGTGCAAAAAGTTTTTACTTTGTTGATGGAATCTTGATTAACAGCTTCTATGAGTTAGAATCAAGTGCTGTAGAAGCATTGAAACAAAAGGGTTATGGAAATATCAGTTATTTTCCTGTAGGACCCATTACACAAATAGGATCAAGTAacaatgatgttgttggtgatgaacATGAATGTTTGAAATGGTTGAAAAACCAACCACAAAATTCTGTTTTGTATGTTTCTTTTGGAAGTGGTGGAACACTTTCTCAAAGACAAATCAATGAGATAGCTTTTGGTTTGGAATTGAGTGGTCAAAGATTCATTTGGGTTGTGAGGGCACCAAGTGATTCAGTCAATGCAGCTTATCTTGAATCTACAAATGAAGatcctttgaaatttttgcCAGAAGGGTTTCAAGAAAGGACCAAAGAAAAAGGTTTCATTTTGCCATCATGGGCACCTCAAGTTGAAATACTTAAACATAGTTCAGTTGGTGGATTTTTAAGTCATTGTGGTTGGAATTCAGTTTTGGAGAGTATGCAAGAGGGGGTGCCAATAGTAGCTTGGCCTTTATTTGCAGAACAAGCAATGAATGCTGTTATGTTATGTGATGGTCTTAAAGTGGCAATaaggttgaaatttgaagaTGATGAGATTGTGGAAAAGGATAAAACTGCAAATGTGATTAAGTGTTTGATGGAAGGGGAAGAAGGTAAAACAATGCGTGATAGAATGAAGAGTTTAAAAGATTATGCTGTTAATGCAGTAAAAGATGAAGGTTCTTCAATACAGAATCTGTCTCAGTTGGCTAGTCAATGGGAAAGTTTTGGTGggatttaa